CATCGACTACGACGGCGGCTGGGCCCAGTACACCGTCGCCCGCGAGGACACCCTCATCCCCATCCCCGACAACCTCCCCTTCGACCAGGCCGCGATCATCCCCGACGCGGTCTCCACCCCCTACGCCGCCGTCGTCACCACCGCGGGTGTACGCCCCGCCCAGTCCGTCGGCGTCTGGGGCGTGGGCGGAGTCGGCGCGCACAACGTCCGCGTGGCCCGCCTGGCCGGCGCCGCGCCGATCATCGCCGTCGACCCGCTGCCCAGCGCCCGCGAACGCGCCCTGGCCTTCGGCGCGGACTTCGCCCTCGACCCGGCTGCCGACGACTTCGCCGACCAGGTCCGCGCGGCCACCGCCGGACGAGGCCTCGACTTCGCCTTCGACTGCGCCGGCGTGCCCGCCGTCCGCGAGCAGGCCGCCGCCGCACTCGGCCTGGGCGGCTCCCTCATCCTGGTCGGCATCAGCCCCAGGCCCCTCACCATCACCGAGGGCCTGACCTTCAACTACCTGGGCAAGCAGGTGCGCGGCCACTACGGCGGCAGCCCCGAGTCCGTCACCGAGCTGGTCCGGCTGGCCGAGGTCGGCCGTCTCGACCTGGCCCCCTCGATCACCGACCACATCCCGCTCGCCGAGGCCGCCGACGCGGTCAACCGGCTGGAGAACAAGATCGGCGACCCGATCCGCCTCATCCTCGTCCCCTGACAACTGAACAGAAAGTTCATCAAGACCACCTCGGGCAGGGGTGAGTGGGCGCCGGTGCTTGAGGGAGCACCGGCGCCCACGGTTTCCCGGTATCCGGGTCTGGCGCATACCGACTCCGGGTGGGCAGGTGAAGTCGGGCAGGGCGAGCCGGGTCATACCTCTGTGCGGGACGC
The DNA window shown above is from Streptomyces sp. NBC_01445 and carries:
- a CDS encoding zinc-binding dehydrogenase, which translates into the protein MDTMLAGRFHLDSKKFAVEEVPVPVPGPGEILIEVKAAGVCLSDVHLLDGSLVPLFATSDTVTVGHEVAGVIHTLGPDLKRGLTVGTRVTLEAGKTCGQCAGCVRSRPCTQMRTAGIDYDGGWAQYTVAREDTLIPIPDNLPFDQAAIIPDAVSTPYAAVVTTAGVRPAQSVGVWGVGGVGAHNVRVARLAGAAPIIAVDPLPSARERALAFGADFALDPAADDFADQVRAATAGRGLDFAFDCAGVPAVREQAAAALGLGGSLILVGISPRPLTITEGLTFNYLGKQVRGHYGGSPESVTELVRLAEVGRLDLAPSITDHIPLAEAADAVNRLENKIGDPIRLILVP